Genomic segment of Gammaproteobacteria bacterium:
GAGACCGCGCGCCAGCACAAGGATCGAATCGGCAAGGTGTACGCCGGGCGCGACGGCATTATCGGCGCGCTCACCGAAGACCTGATCGACACCAGCCGGG
This window contains:
- a CDS encoding diphosphate--fructose-6-phosphate 1-phosphotransferase (catalyzes the formation of D-fructose 1,6-bisphosphate from D-fructose 6-phosphate in glycolysis), which codes for MTKTNAFYAQSGGVTAVINASACGLIETARQHKDRIGKVYAGRDGIIGALTEDLIDTSR